A genomic window from Micromonospora violae includes:
- a CDS encoding helicase-associated domain-containing protein, with the protein MTTSLADHLRSLPDESLAALLALRPDLVVPVPADVSALAIWAQSRVSVARALDGLDQFTLQILDAARLTRNPDDATTATDTVLAMATAGPQPPAPTAVRAAVGRLRALFLLYGPEHALQVVPAVDEVAPYPAGLGRPAAELDPRTAALCADPAKLRRTVLAAPPSARAILDRLAAGPPVGSVPPGALQAPPLGAEDPVLSDPTNGGAPTGSPVRWLVDNRLLVPVTTGSSTAGGTVELPREVGLLLRRDTGPLGPLRTSPPPVAAAPREPKAVDSAGAGQTMEVVRHTEGLLEQLADEPAPVLRSGGIGVRDLRRLARTAGLDEPTAALLLEVAYAAGLAGELEMPGAATGRYGADQQVLPTGGYEVWRATSLAQRWEQLARAWLTMTRQVGLVGRRDDRDRPITALSAEAERASAPATRRAVLGVLADLEPATAPTPEEVQDLLDWRAPRRSRGRDAAHREVLAEAAQLGVTGLGALTSYARLLLGDLTSTDERGDDPLGVHADVESGDPSGAARALDALLPAPVDHFLLQADLTVVVPGPPEPALAVELEAMTELESAGGASVHRVTTASVRRALDSGYVADDLHDVFRRRSRTPVPQGLTYLIDDVARKHGGLRVGLAGAYLRSDDETLISEVLADRRLESLALRRLAPTVLCTQYQVGRLLGALRDAGYAPVQEDGTGSTVLARPRIRRAPARVSVTTRTIDPLAAPKLPMPRLLGVVEHIRRGDAAARAARRAPAVVRGGAAGLGGGPVPAHTHSEALAVLQQAVRDKALVWVGYVDAHGATASRLLKPVSIGAGYLRAEDERTEMLHTFALHRITAAVVAD; encoded by the coding sequence ATGACCACCTCACTCGCCGACCACCTGCGGTCGCTGCCCGACGAGTCACTGGCCGCACTCCTCGCGCTGCGGCCCGACCTCGTCGTGCCCGTGCCGGCCGACGTCTCCGCCCTGGCCATCTGGGCCCAGTCCCGGGTCTCCGTGGCCCGCGCGCTGGACGGCCTGGACCAGTTCACCCTCCAGATCCTCGACGCCGCCCGCCTCACCCGGAATCCGGACGACGCCACCACGGCCACCGACACCGTGCTCGCGATGGCGACCGCCGGGCCGCAACCGCCGGCGCCGACGGCCGTCCGGGCCGCCGTAGGCCGACTGCGTGCGCTCTTTCTGCTGTACGGCCCGGAGCACGCGCTCCAGGTGGTGCCGGCCGTCGACGAAGTCGCCCCGTACCCCGCTGGGCTCGGCCGGCCGGCCGCGGAGCTGGACCCACGCACGGCCGCGCTCTGCGCGGACCCGGCGAAGCTCCGCCGGACGGTGCTCGCCGCCCCGCCCTCGGCCCGGGCGATCCTGGACCGGTTGGCGGCCGGCCCGCCGGTGGGCAGCGTGCCGCCGGGCGCGTTGCAGGCGCCGCCGCTCGGCGCGGAGGACCCGGTCCTCTCCGACCCGACCAACGGTGGCGCCCCGACCGGCTCCCCGGTGCGGTGGCTCGTCGACAACCGGCTGTTGGTCCCCGTGACGACCGGCTCGTCCACGGCCGGTGGCACGGTGGAGCTGCCCCGCGAGGTCGGCCTGCTGCTGCGCCGCGACACCGGCCCGCTCGGGCCCCTGCGTACCAGCCCACCGCCGGTGGCCGCCGCGCCACGCGAGCCGAAGGCGGTCGACTCGGCCGGGGCCGGCCAGACCATGGAGGTGGTCCGGCACACCGAAGGGCTGCTGGAGCAGCTCGCCGACGAGCCCGCGCCGGTGCTGCGATCGGGCGGCATCGGGGTGCGGGATCTGCGCCGGTTGGCGCGTACCGCCGGGCTGGACGAACCGACCGCCGCGCTGCTGCTGGAGGTCGCGTACGCGGCGGGGCTCGCCGGTGAGTTGGAGATGCCCGGCGCGGCCACCGGCCGGTACGGGGCGGACCAGCAGGTGCTGCCGACCGGCGGGTACGAGGTGTGGCGTGCCACCTCGCTGGCCCAGCGGTGGGAGCAGCTCGCCCGGGCCTGGCTGACCATGACCCGGCAGGTGGGGCTGGTCGGCCGCCGGGACGACCGGGACCGGCCGATCACCGCGCTCTCCGCGGAGGCCGAGCGGGCCAGTGCGCCGGCCACCCGACGGGCGGTGCTCGGCGTACTCGCCGATCTGGAGCCGGCGACCGCGCCCACCCCGGAGGAGGTGCAGGACCTGCTGGACTGGCGGGCCCCGCGCCGCAGCCGGGGCCGGGACGCCGCCCACCGGGAGGTGCTGGCCGAGGCCGCGCAGCTGGGCGTGACCGGGCTGGGGGCGCTCACCTCGTACGCCCGGCTGCTGCTGGGTGACCTGACGTCGACCGACGAGCGGGGCGACGACCCGCTGGGCGTGCACGCGGACGTCGAGAGCGGCGACCCGTCCGGTGCCGCGCGGGCGCTGGACGCGCTGCTGCCCGCCCCGGTCGACCACTTCCTGTTGCAGGCCGACCTGACCGTGGTGGTGCCCGGCCCGCCCGAGCCGGCGCTCGCCGTCGAACTGGAGGCGATGACCGAGCTCGAGTCGGCCGGTGGGGCCAGCGTGCACCGGGTCACCACGGCCAGCGTGCGGCGGGCACTGGATTCCGGTTACGTGGCCGACGACCTGCACGACGTGTTCCGGCGCCGGTCGCGTACCCCGGTGCCGCAGGGGCTCACCTACCTGATCGACGACGTGGCCCGCAAGCACGGCGGGCTGCGGGTCGGCCTGGCCGGGGCGTACCTGCGCAGCGACGACGAGACCCTGATCAGCGAGGTGCTGGCCGACCGGCGGTTGGAGTCGTTGGCGCTGCGCCGGCTCGCGCCGACGGTGCTGTGCACGCAGTACCAGGTGGGTCGGCTGCTGGGCGCGCTCCGCGACGCGGGGTACGCCCCGGTGCAGGAGGACGGCACCGGCAGCACCGTGCTGGCCCGGCCGCGAATCCGGCGAGCCCCGGCCCGGGTGTCGGTGACGACCCGGACGATCGACCCGTTGGCCGCACCGAAGCTGCCCATGCCCCGGCTGCTCGGCGTGGTGGAGCACATCCGGCGGGGTGACGCTGCGGCGCGGGCGGCCCGCCGGGCCCCGGCGGTGGTGCGTGGCGGCGCGGCGGGGCTGGGCGGCGGTCCGGTGCCGGCGCACACCCACAGCGAGGCTTTGGCGGTGCTCCAGCAGGCGGTCCGGGACAAGGCGCTGGTCTGGGTCGGGTATGTCGACGCGCACGGGGCGACCGCGTCGCGCCTGCTCAAACCGGTCTCGATCGGGGCCGGTTACCTGCGGGCCGAGGACGAACGGACCGAGATGCTGCACACGTTCGCGCTGCACCGGATCACCGCAGCGGTGGTGGCGGACTGA
- a CDS encoding HAD family hydrolase, with protein MPALTVGFDLDMTLVDSRPGIAAAYRALTAKTGVPVDAELAVSRLGPPLRTEIAHWFPPEQVESAVRLYRELYPAYAITPTLLLPGAREAVDAIRARGGRVLVVTSKIGRLARLHLDHLGLTVDELAGDLFAEEKATALREHGATHYVGDHVADMVAAAAAGVPGIGVTTGPCSSADLRAAGAEVVLDGLTEFPAALDGMIQLALEQ; from the coding sequence ATGCCCGCACTGACCGTCGGATTCGACCTCGACATGACCCTGGTGGACTCGCGTCCCGGCATCGCTGCCGCGTACCGGGCGCTGACCGCGAAGACCGGTGTGCCGGTCGACGCCGAGCTGGCGGTGTCCCGGCTCGGGCCGCCGCTGCGTACCGAGATCGCGCACTGGTTCCCGCCGGAGCAGGTCGAGTCCGCCGTGCGGTTGTATCGCGAGCTGTACCCGGCGTACGCGATCACCCCGACGCTCCTGCTGCCGGGCGCGCGGGAGGCCGTCGACGCGATCCGGGCACGGGGTGGCCGGGTGCTGGTCGTCACGTCCAAGATCGGTCGGCTGGCCCGGTTGCACCTGGACCATCTCGGTCTCACGGTCGACGAGTTGGCCGGCGACCTGTTCGCCGAGGAGAAGGCGACAGCTCTGCGGGAGCACGGCGCGACCCACTACGTGGGTGATCATGTGGCGGACATGGTGGCGGCGGCTGCCGCCGGGGTGCCCGGGATCGGTGTCACCACCGGCCCGTGTTCCTCCGCTGACCTGCGCGCGGCCGGGGCGGAAGTGGTGCTCGACGGGCTCACCGAATTCCCAGCGGCGCTCGACGGGATGATCCAGCTAGCCTTGGAGCAGTAG
- a CDS encoding cold-shock protein: MPTGRVKWYDTAKGYGFVTSDEGGDVFLPKGALPAGVTDLKGGQRVDFSVVDSRRGAQAMGVKLLDAPPSMAELRRRPAEELHGLVEDMIKVLEAKVQPDLRRGRYPDKKTAQKIAQLVHAVARELEV; encoded by the coding sequence GTGCCTACGGGTCGAGTGAAGTGGTACGACACGGCCAAGGGATACGGCTTCGTCACGAGTGACGAGGGCGGCGACGTGTTCCTGCCCAAGGGGGCGCTGCCGGCGGGTGTCACCGACCTCAAGGGTGGCCAGCGGGTCGACTTCAGCGTGGTGGACAGCCGCCGGGGCGCGCAGGCCATGGGAGTCAAGCTGCTGGACGCGCCGCCGTCGATGGCGGAGCTGCGCCGTCGGCCGGCCGAGGAGCTGCACGGCTTGGTCGAAGACATGATCAAGGTGCTGGAGGCGAAGGTCCAGCCGGACCTGCGCCGTGGTCGGTACCCGGACAAGAAGACCGCGCAGAAGATCGCTCAGCTGGTCCACGCGGTGGCACGCGAGCTGGAGGTCTGA
- a CDS encoding 1,4-dihydroxy-6-naphthoate synthase translates to MALSLAISPCPNDTFVFHALVHGRVPGAPSVEVTYADVDVTNTAAEQGAFDLVKVSFAALPWLLDDYHLLPCGGALGRGCGPLVLTRGDRDGGPDRTDLTGATVAVPGDRTTAYLLFRLWSAGRPPARIEVVPFHEIMPGVAAGRYDAGLVIHEARFTYHRHGLSALVDLGEWWEADTGLPIPLGAILARRGAVDPQAAAGWVRESVRQAWADPAASREYVLAHAQEMELDVVDRHIGLYVNEFTADLGEAGFAAVAALLDRAATAGLVPQTSSSRATAWTS, encoded by the coding sequence GTGGCGCTCTCTCTGGCGATCTCGCCCTGCCCCAACGACACGTTCGTCTTCCACGCGCTGGTGCACGGGCGGGTGCCCGGCGCGCCGTCGGTCGAGGTGACGTACGCCGACGTGGACGTCACCAACACGGCGGCCGAGCAGGGCGCGTTCGACCTGGTGAAGGTGAGCTTCGCGGCGCTGCCCTGGCTGCTCGACGACTACCACCTGCTGCCCTGCGGCGGCGCGCTCGGTCGCGGTTGCGGCCCACTGGTGCTCACCAGGGGCGACCGCGACGGCGGGCCGGACCGCACCGACCTGACCGGTGCCACGGTGGCGGTGCCGGGCGACCGGACCACCGCGTACCTGCTGTTCCGGCTCTGGTCGGCGGGGCGACCGCCGGCCCGGATCGAGGTGGTCCCGTTCCACGAGATCATGCCGGGCGTGGCGGCTGGCCGCTACGACGCCGGGCTGGTCATCCACGAGGCCCGGTTCACCTACCACCGGCACGGCCTGAGCGCCCTGGTCGACCTTGGCGAGTGGTGGGAGGCGGACACGGGGCTGCCCATCCCCCTCGGCGCGATCCTGGCCCGACGCGGGGCGGTCGACCCGCAGGCCGCGGCCGGCTGGGTCCGCGAGTCGGTCCGGCAGGCCTGGGCAGACCCGGCGGCGAGCCGCGAGTACGTGCTGGCGCACGCCCAGGAGATGGAACTCGACGTGGTCGACCGGCACATCGGCCTCTACGTCAACGAGTTCACCGCAGACCTGGGCGAAGCCGGTTTCGCCGCGGTGGCGGCACTGCTCGACCGGGCCGCCACCGCTGGCCTGGTGCCTCAGACCTCCAGCTCGCGTGCCACCGCGTGGACCAGCTGA
- a CDS encoding helix-turn-helix domain-containing protein, whose translation MTEASDHTDESGGVDLGRALRALRRWADLSQRQLAEKSGVPQPTLARIESGRAVDPRFRTVERLVRAAGGQLTIGIPGPTSGAVELTPVPHDDMRDVAGRRYPAHLDVWPVHEPRDWPGAWWAEWYRLPPHRYPLPLPPAAYELNRRYRDNRRWGAEVQRNAQVRRVVDTDLPATSWRYVTELPDGSLIGELRAHERSPFLEFGEWHPDMPEREMVLDGVLVDARYRRLGLGRRLVTALVAGMREAGIDDAVAVAEGVGIDLLLACGFEIEARRPAALRLGHPGKRSHY comes from the coding sequence GTGACTGAGGCGAGTGACCACACCGACGAGAGCGGCGGGGTCGATCTCGGCCGGGCGCTCCGTGCTCTGCGCCGGTGGGCCGATCTGAGTCAGCGGCAGTTGGCCGAGAAATCCGGGGTGCCGCAGCCGACACTGGCCCGGATCGAGTCGGGGAGGGCGGTCGATCCCCGATTCCGGACAGTGGAGCGACTCGTCCGGGCGGCAGGTGGGCAGTTGACGATTGGCATCCCAGGGCCCACCTCAGGCGCCGTCGAGCTCACGCCAGTCCCGCACGACGACATGCGGGACGTGGCAGGACGTCGGTACCCGGCCCACCTGGACGTGTGGCCGGTCCACGAGCCTCGGGACTGGCCCGGCGCCTGGTGGGCGGAGTGGTACCGGTTGCCGCCCCACCGCTATCCGCTCCCGCTGCCGCCGGCCGCGTACGAGCTGAACCGGCGCTATCGCGACAACCGGCGGTGGGGCGCCGAGGTCCAGAGAAATGCGCAGGTGCGCCGGGTGGTCGACACCGACCTGCCGGCCACCTCCTGGCGGTACGTCACCGAGCTTCCGGACGGATCGCTGATTGGTGAACTGCGGGCCCATGAGCGCAGCCCGTTCCTGGAGTTCGGGGAGTGGCATCCGGACATGCCGGAACGCGAGATGGTGCTCGACGGCGTGCTCGTCGATGCCCGGTACCGGCGGTTGGGGCTCGGCCGTCGGCTGGTCACCGCGCTGGTGGCCGGCATGCGCGAGGCGGGCATCGACGATGCGGTCGCCGTCGCCGAGGGGGTCGGCATCGACCTGCTGCTGGCGTGCGGCTTCGAGATCGAGGCACGCCGCCCTGCCGCACTGCGTCTGGGCCATCCTGGCAAGCGCTCTCATTACTGA
- a CDS encoding futalosine hydrolase produces the protein MTGLLVVTAVPAEADAVRAGLTDRTVTVAPIGVGPAVAGAATARLLALAEAAGRPYRAVVSAGVAGGFTGRAEVGDTVLGTASIAADLGAESPDGFIPIDELGMPPALLGVGSGLPTDPSLLAALRAALPTATAGPVLTVSTVTGTTASTEELRRRHPDAVAEAMEGYGVAVAAAQAGVPFAELRTISNPIGPRDRDAWRLREALAALTAAAPALR, from the coding sequence ATGACCGGTCTGTTGGTGGTGACGGCGGTTCCCGCCGAGGCGGACGCGGTCCGCGCCGGTCTGACCGACCGCACCGTGACCGTCGCCCCGATCGGTGTGGGCCCGGCCGTCGCCGGTGCCGCCACCGCCCGGCTGCTGGCGCTGGCCGAGGCCGCCGGCCGCCCGTACCGTGCGGTGGTCAGTGCCGGCGTGGCCGGCGGTTTCACCGGGCGGGCCGAGGTCGGCGACACGGTGCTCGGCACCGCCAGCATCGCCGCCGACCTGGGCGCGGAGTCGCCCGACGGCTTCATCCCCATCGACGAGCTGGGCATGCCGCCCGCGCTGCTCGGTGTCGGCAGCGGCTTACCGACGGACCCGAGCCTGCTGGCGGCGCTGCGGGCCGCCCTCCCGACGGCCACGGCCGGCCCGGTGCTCACGGTCAGCACCGTCACCGGCACCACCGCCAGCACCGAGGAGCTGCGCCGCAGGCATCCGGATGCGGTCGCCGAAGCCATGGAGGGGTACGGCGTGGCGGTCGCCGCGGCGCAGGCCGGGGTGCCCTTCGCCGAACTGCGTACCATCTCCAACCCGATCGGCCCCCGCGACCGGGACGCCTGGCGGCTCCGCGAAGCCCTCGCCGCGTTGACCGCGGCGGCCCCGGCACTGCGCTGA